The Methanoregula sp. UBA64 genome contains the following window.
CGTATGGATACGGGACATCGTCGCGCGGATGAACAGGGTTTTGGCGAACGGATAGCGGCTGCCGGGGTAAAGGAACCGGTAAAGACCTACCTTCTCCGGTGTGCGGAGTTCCATTCCTCACCGGCACCGGGCCTTTTGATCGGTGCGTTCATGGTGGACTATGCCCTCGATCTCCTGCATGCCACGCCCGATGAAAAACTCTTTGCGGTCTGCGAGACCCCGAAATGCCTTCCCGACGCCCCGCAGGTGATAGCCCATATCACGACCGGGAACGGCCGGCTCAAGGTGCTGCCCATCGGGCGGTTTGCCGTCACGGTCAACCGGGTCTCCGAGAACCCGACTGCCGAAGCGGTCCGGGTCTATGTGGACCTGGAAAAGATCAAGAATTTCCCGGTTATTGACAAATGGTTCTCCAACAGTCCCGAGTTTCACAAGCATACCATGGGCGTTGCACTCCAGGAGGCAATCTTTAAGGCCGGCCG
Protein-coding sequences here:
- a CDS encoding formylmethanofuran dehydrogenase subunit E family protein, yielding MDTGHRRADEQGFGERIAAAGVKEPVKTYLLRCAEFHSSPAPGLLIGAFMVDYALDLLHATPDEKLFAVCETPKCLPDAPQVIAHITTGNGRLKVLPIGRFAVTVNRVSENPTAEAVRVYVDLEKIKNFPVIDKWFSNSPEFHKHTMGVALQEAIFKAGRGFLSYERVRVPVKIKEAWKPVTCPTCGETVPDYMVVDGKCGACGSMKYYEKI